In one Papio anubis isolate 15944 chromosome 11, Panubis1.0, whole genome shotgun sequence genomic region, the following are encoded:
- the FUT11 gene encoding alpha-(1,3)-fucosyltransferase 11 isoform X3 → MGGTVGWRGFPAALGAGRSGGDAELRNAETREGGGRRFAGAAVVEPRAIPPLPGRLGANRVCARRLRDVPEPPSAEGLADARAALLRHRLPRFGRAAAAPGAPELGAPPRGVAPQQLLAEPRPGHPPLQSYLHIQSPLGLPAVAAVAARDRLSAPPGASAPGTRGVAPPRLRAAALSPVPLRRACGPGPLRARAHAPHPDSYGKCLQNRELPTARLQDTATATTEDPELLAFLSRYKFHLALENAICNDYMTEKLWRPMHLGAVPVYRGSPSVRDWMPNNHSVILIDDFESPQKLAEFIDFLDKNDEEYMKYLAYKQPGGITNQFLLDSLKHREWGVNDPLLPNYLNGFECFVCDHELARLDAEKAHAASPGDSPVLEPHIAQPSHMDCPVPTPGFGNVEEIPENDSWKEMWLQDYWQGLDQGEALTAMIHNNETEQRKFWDYLHEIFMKRQHL, encoded by the exons ATGGGCGGAACCGTGGGATGGCGCGGTTTTCCGGCCGCCCTCGGCGCTGGGCGCAGTGGGGGTGACGCGGAGCTCCGGAACGCCGAgaccagggagggaggaggccggAGATTTGCCGGTGCTGCTGTGGTGGAGCCCAGGGCTATTCCCCCACTTCCCGGGAGACTCGGAGCGAATCGAGTGTGCGCGCGGCGCTTGCGTGACGTCCCGGAACCGCCGAGCGCTGAGGGACTCGCGGACGCGCGCGCTGCTCTTCTACGGCACCGACTTCCGCGCTTCGGCCGCGCCGCTGCCGCGCCTGGCGCACCAGAGCTGGGCGCTCCTCCACGAGGAGTCGCCCCTCAACAACTTCTTGCTGAGCCACGGCCCGGGCATCCGCCTCTTCAATCTTACCTCCACATTCAGTCGCCACTCGGATTACCCGCTGTCGCTGCAGTGGCTGCCCGGGACCGCCTATCTGCGCCGCCCGGTGCCTCCGCTCCGGGAACGCGCGGAGTGGCGCCGCCGCGGCTACGCGCCGCTGCTCTATCTCCAGTCCCACTGCGACGTGCCTGCGGACCGGGACCGCTACGTGCGCGAGCTCATGCGCCACATCCCG ACTCCTACGGGAAATGTCTGCAGAATCGGGAGCTGCCCACTGCGCGGCTACAGGACACAGCCACGGCCACCACCGAGGATCCAGAGCTCTTGGCTTTCTTGTCCCGCTATAAGTTCCACTTGGCCCTGGAAAATGCCATCTGTAACGACTACATGACAGAAAAACTGTGGCGTCCCATGCATCTGGGCGCTGTGCCCGTGTACCGCGGCTCTCCCTCTGTGAGGGACTGGATGCCGAACAATCACTCCGTCATCCTGATTGATGATTTTGAGTCTCCTCAGAAGCTGGCAGAGTTTATTGACTTTCTGGACAAGAATGATGAGGAATATATGAAATACCTGGCATACAAGCAACCTGGGGGCATCACCAACCAATTCCTTCTGGATAGTCTGAAGCATCGGGAGTGGGGAGTGAATGATCCTTTGCTGCCTAACTACCTCAACGGCTTCGAGTGTTTCGTCTGTGACCACGAACTGGCTCGGCTGGATGCCGAGAAAGCCCACGCGGCCTCTCCCGGGGACAGCCCCGTCCTTGAGCCCCACATTGCCCAGCCCTCACACATGGACTGCCCAGTGCCCACACCTGGCTTTGGCAATGTGGAAGAGATTCCTGAGAATGACAG TTGGAAAGAGATGTGGCTGCAAGATTATTGGCAAGGTCTGGACCAGGGGGAAGCTCTCACTGCCATGATCCACAACAATGAAACAGAGCAGAGGAAATTTTGGGATTACCTACATGAAATCTTCATGAAAAGGCAACATCTCTAA
- the FUT11 gene encoding alpha-(1,3)-fucosyltransferase 11 isoform X1: MAAGPTGAVLALLGVLSVCAARAYGSVAEREAGGEAEWAEPWDGAVFRPPSALGAVGVTRSSGTPRPGREEAGDLPVLLWWSPGLFPHFPGDSERIECARGACVTSRNRRALRDSRTRALLFYGTDFRASAAPLPRLAHQSWALLHEESPLNNFLLSHGPGIRLFNLTSTFSRHSDYPLSLQWLPGTAYLRRPVPPLRERAEWRRRGYAPLLYLQSHCDVPADRDRYVRELMRHIPVDSYGKCLQNRELPTARLQDTATATTEDPELLAFLSRYKFHLALENAICNDYMTEKLWRPMHLGAVPVYRGSPSVRDWMPNNHSVILIDDFESPQKLAEFIDFLDKNDEEYMKYLAYKQPGGITNQFLLDSLKHREWGVNDPLLPNYLNGFECFVCDHELARLDAEKAHAASPGDSPVLEPHIAQPSHMDCPVPTPGFGNVEEIPENDSWKEMWLQDYWQGLDQGEALTAMIHNNETEQRKFWDYLHEIFMKRQHL, encoded by the exons ATGGCGGCCGGCCCCACTGGGGCGGTGCTGGCCCTCCTGGGGGTGCTCAGTGTCTGTGCAGCCCGCGCCTATGGGTCCGTGGCGGAGAGGGAGGCCGGCGGTGAGGCGGAATGGGCGGAACCGTGGGATGGCGCGGTTTTCCGGCCGCCCTCGGCGCTGGGCGCAGTGGGGGTGACGCGGAGCTCCGGAACGCCGAgaccagggagggaggaggccggAGATTTGCCGGTGCTGCTGTGGTGGAGCCCAGGGCTATTCCCCCACTTCCCGGGAGACTCGGAGCGAATCGAGTGTGCGCGCGGCGCTTGCGTGACGTCCCGGAACCGCCGAGCGCTGAGGGACTCGCGGACGCGCGCGCTGCTCTTCTACGGCACCGACTTCCGCGCTTCGGCCGCGCCGCTGCCGCGCCTGGCGCACCAGAGCTGGGCGCTCCTCCACGAGGAGTCGCCCCTCAACAACTTCTTGCTGAGCCACGGCCCGGGCATCCGCCTCTTCAATCTTACCTCCACATTCAGTCGCCACTCGGATTACCCGCTGTCGCTGCAGTGGCTGCCCGGGACCGCCTATCTGCGCCGCCCGGTGCCTCCGCTCCGGGAACGCGCGGAGTGGCGCCGCCGCGGCTACGCGCCGCTGCTCTATCTCCAGTCCCACTGCGACGTGCCTGCGGACCGGGACCGCTACGTGCGCGAGCTCATGCGCCACATCCCG GTAGACTCCTACGGGAAATGTCTGCAGAATCGGGAGCTGCCCACTGCGCGGCTACAGGACACAGCCACGGCCACCACCGAGGATCCAGAGCTCTTGGCTTTCTTGTCCCGCTATAAGTTCCACTTGGCCCTGGAAAATGCCATCTGTAACGACTACATGACAGAAAAACTGTGGCGTCCCATGCATCTGGGCGCTGTGCCCGTGTACCGCGGCTCTCCCTCTGTGAGGGACTGGATGCCGAACAATCACTCCGTCATCCTGATTGATGATTTTGAGTCTCCTCAGAAGCTGGCAGAGTTTATTGACTTTCTGGACAAGAATGATGAGGAATATATGAAATACCTGGCATACAAGCAACCTGGGGGCATCACCAACCAATTCCTTCTGGATAGTCTGAAGCATCGGGAGTGGGGAGTGAATGATCCTTTGCTGCCTAACTACCTCAACGGCTTCGAGTGTTTCGTCTGTGACCACGAACTGGCTCGGCTGGATGCCGAGAAAGCCCACGCGGCCTCTCCCGGGGACAGCCCCGTCCTTGAGCCCCACATTGCCCAGCCCTCACACATGGACTGCCCAGTGCCCACACCTGGCTTTGGCAATGTGGAAGAGATTCCTGAGAATGACAG TTGGAAAGAGATGTGGCTGCAAGATTATTGGCAAGGTCTGGACCAGGGGGAAGCTCTCACTGCCATGATCCACAACAATGAAACAGAGCAGAGGAAATTTTGGGATTACCTACATGAAATCTTCATGAAAAGGCAACATCTCTAA
- the FUT11 gene encoding alpha-(1,3)-fucosyltransferase 11 isoform X2 has translation MAAGPTGAVLALLGVLSVCAARAYGSVAEREAGGEAEWAEPWDGAVFRPPSALGAVGVTRSSGTPRPGREEAGDLPVLLWWSPGLFPHFPGDSERIECARGACVTSRNRRALRDSRTRALLFYGTDFRASAAPLPRLAHQSWALLHEESPLNNFLLSHGPGIRLFNLTSTFSRHSDYPLSLQWLPGTAYLRRPVPPLRERAEWRRRGYAPLLYLQSHCDVPADRDRYVRELMRHIPVDSYGKCLQNRELPTARLQDTATATTEDPELLAFLSRYKFHLALENAICNDYMTEKLWRPMHLGAVPVYRGSPSVRDWMPNNHSVILIDDFESPQKLAEFIDFLDKNDEEYMKYLAYKQPGGITNQFLLDSLKHREWGVNDPLLPNYLNGFECFVCDHELARLDAEKAHAASPGDSPVLEPHIAQPSHMDCPVPTPGFGNVEEIPENDRCWMLLHFDAPSF, from the exons ATGGCGGCCGGCCCCACTGGGGCGGTGCTGGCCCTCCTGGGGGTGCTCAGTGTCTGTGCAGCCCGCGCCTATGGGTCCGTGGCGGAGAGGGAGGCCGGCGGTGAGGCGGAATGGGCGGAACCGTGGGATGGCGCGGTTTTCCGGCCGCCCTCGGCGCTGGGCGCAGTGGGGGTGACGCGGAGCTCCGGAACGCCGAgaccagggagggaggaggccggAGATTTGCCGGTGCTGCTGTGGTGGAGCCCAGGGCTATTCCCCCACTTCCCGGGAGACTCGGAGCGAATCGAGTGTGCGCGCGGCGCTTGCGTGACGTCCCGGAACCGCCGAGCGCTGAGGGACTCGCGGACGCGCGCGCTGCTCTTCTACGGCACCGACTTCCGCGCTTCGGCCGCGCCGCTGCCGCGCCTGGCGCACCAGAGCTGGGCGCTCCTCCACGAGGAGTCGCCCCTCAACAACTTCTTGCTGAGCCACGGCCCGGGCATCCGCCTCTTCAATCTTACCTCCACATTCAGTCGCCACTCGGATTACCCGCTGTCGCTGCAGTGGCTGCCCGGGACCGCCTATCTGCGCCGCCCGGTGCCTCCGCTCCGGGAACGCGCGGAGTGGCGCCGCCGCGGCTACGCGCCGCTGCTCTATCTCCAGTCCCACTGCGACGTGCCTGCGGACCGGGACCGCTACGTGCGCGAGCTCATGCGCCACATCCCG GTAGACTCCTACGGGAAATGTCTGCAGAATCGGGAGCTGCCCACTGCGCGGCTACAGGACACAGCCACGGCCACCACCGAGGATCCAGAGCTCTTGGCTTTCTTGTCCCGCTATAAGTTCCACTTGGCCCTGGAAAATGCCATCTGTAACGACTACATGACAGAAAAACTGTGGCGTCCCATGCATCTGGGCGCTGTGCCCGTGTACCGCGGCTCTCCCTCTGTGAGGGACTGGATGCCGAACAATCACTCCGTCATCCTGATTGATGATTTTGAGTCTCCTCAGAAGCTGGCAGAGTTTATTGACTTTCTGGACAAGAATGATGAGGAATATATGAAATACCTGGCATACAAGCAACCTGGGGGCATCACCAACCAATTCCTTCTGGATAGTCTGAAGCATCGGGAGTGGGGAGTGAATGATCCTTTGCTGCCTAACTACCTCAACGGCTTCGAGTGTTTCGTCTGTGACCACGAACTGGCTCGGCTGGATGCCGAGAAAGCCCACGCGGCCTCTCCCGGGGACAGCCCCGTCCTTGAGCCCCACATTGCCCAGCCCTCACACATGGACTGCCCAGTGCCCACACCTGGCTTTGGCAATGTGGAAGAGATTCCTGAGAATGACAG ATGCTGGATGCTACTTCATTTTGATGCACCTTCATTTTGA